A section of the Castanea sativa cultivar Marrone di Chiusa Pesio chromosome 12, ASM4071231v1 genome encodes:
- the LOC142620032 gene encoding putative glutathione S-transferase — protein sequence MAEEVLLFSTWFSIYGRRVEMALKLKGIEYKFIEEDLTNKSPSLLKYNPVHKKVPVLVHNGKPVAESLVILEYIDETWKNHPILPKHPYERANTRFWAKFIDEKCWPAILQACWGKDQKEREKAAEELSKLLQFLENELKGKRFFGGETIGLLDIAGNTIGYWLGVFEEAAGVSELLTREKFPKLFNWVNEWLSVSAIKENLPPRDKHVAFMRLNGQGFWDDYNASK from the exons ATGGCTGAAGAAGTACTGCTGTTTAGTACGTGGTTCAGCATTTATGGGCGCAGAGTAGAGATGGCTTTGAAGCTGAAAGGAATAGAGTACAAATTCATTGAAGAAGATCTAACTAACAAGAGCCCTTCCCTCCTCAAATACAACCCAGTTCACAAAAAGGTTCCCGTGCTTGTACACAATGGAAAGCCTGTGGCCGAGTCACTTGTTATTCTCGAATACATTGATGAGACCTGGAAAAATCATCCCATCTTGCCCAAACATCCTTATGAGAGAGCCAATACACGATTCTGGGCCAAGTTCATAGACGAAAAG tgcTGGCCTGCAATACTTCAAGCTTGCTGGGGTAAAGATCAGAAAGAGCGCGAGAAGGCTGCGGAAGAGTTATCTAAGCTTCTacaatttctagaaaatgagcTCAAGGGAAAGAGGTTTTTTGGTGGAGAGACTATTGGACTGCTAGACATTGCTGGTAACACGATAGGCTACTGGCTTGGAGTTTTTGAAGAAGCTGCAGGGGTATCAGAGTTGTTGACAAGGGAGAAATTTCCCAAACTTTTCAATTGGGTTAATGAGTGGTTGAGTGTAAGTGCCATCAAGGAAAATCTACCTCCTAGAGACAAACATGTTGCCTTTATGCGCCTAAATGGGCAAGGGTTTTGGGATGATTATAATGCTTCCAAATAG